In Prochlorococcus marinus str. MIT 1214, one DNA window encodes the following:
- a CDS encoding single-stranded DNA-binding protein, which translates to MAINSVTLVGRAGRDPEVRYFESGTVVANLTMAVNRRNRNDEPDWFNLEIWGKQAQVAADYVKKGSLIGITGSFKMDSWKDRNTGEDRNKPVVRVDRLELLGSKRDSENSNFQNNNFNQQPSNDEIPF; encoded by the coding sequence ATGGCAATAAATTCAGTCACTCTTGTTGGCAGAGCAGGCAGAGATCCTGAAGTTAGATATTTTGAATCTGGAACTGTAGTAGCAAATCTAACAATGGCTGTAAATAGAAGGAATCGGAACGACGAGCCAGATTGGTTCAATTTAGAAATTTGGGGCAAACAAGCCCAAGTTGCAGCTGATTATGTAAAAAAAGGCTCTTTGATAGGTATAACTGGTAGCTTCAAAATGGATAGTTGGAAGGATCGTAATACTGGAGAGGATAGGAATAAGCCAGTTGTTAGAGTTGATCGACTTGAATTATTAGGGTCCAAACGAGATTCAGAAAATAGTAATTTTCAAAACAACAATTTCAATCAACAGCCAAGTAATGACGAAATACCATTTTAA